The DNA window ATTGCCGGAACGATCTCCCAGATCAGCGTCAGCGGAGCGTTTTACATTGTAGAGCCGATTTCTTATTTCCCAATTCTCGGAATCCCAGGTACTTACCTGACGTTCCTTTCCGGAAATACGTCCAATATGCGTGTGCCATGTTCTTCTGTTGCTCAGGAAGCGGCAGAAGTAGAGATGGGAACAGAGAAAGGGTCCATCATCTCTACTATTGGTATCGCTGTTTCGATCATTGTGAATATCGCGATCCTGACCATCGGAGCTGTTGGCGGAAATGTGATCATCAACGCAATGCCGGAAGGATTGAAAGGAGCGCTTAATTTCCTTCTGCCTGCCCTCTACGGAGCGGTATTCGGACAGTTCGCGATCTCCAGGCCTAAGCTTGCGGGAGTGGCAGTGATCATCGCGTTTGGCATGAACTGGCTTCTGCAGAACGGCTTCCTGTCTTTCCTGCCGGGGACCCCGTCCTATGCTGTGATTCTGGTGGCTGTATTTGGTTCCATTTTTGCGGGACGCATGATCTACAGGAAAGAACTTGCGGACGGTCCAGAGGAGAAGGAGGAATAATTCCATGGTATCAAAAGAGAGGCTTACCGAACGTTTCCTGGAGATGATCCGGGTCTACAGTCCATCCAAGGGGGAAAAAGAGATGGCGGACTGGATCGAGAAGTATCTGGCAGAGAGGGGTATTTCCTTTCAGTCAGACCGGGCAGGAGAAGCCTATGGAGGAAACGGGCGGAATATTGTTGCATACATTCCGGGAACGAAGAAGGGGATTCCGCTTGGATTTGCGGCGCACATGGATCAGATCGAGCCTTGCAGAGACGTAAAGGCTATCCAGGAAGGGGACATTATCCGCACAGACGGAACGACTACCCTTGGCGGAGATGACAAGTCCGGGATCACAGCAATCTTAGAAGCTGTGGAAGACATTCTGGAAACGGGCGCCGAGCATAGGGATATTTATCTGGTATTTACCGCATCGGAAGAAATCAGTATGATGGGGACGAAACATATGGATCTTAGTATCCTTCCCTGTAAAGACCTTGTGATCGCGGACGCTACAGGAGATACTGGAGTGATCGCCTATAAGGCGCCCGGCATGGAGGCGATCCGCATCGTCTTCCACGGGAAAAAAGCTCATGCTGGGATCGAGCCGGAGAAAGGCATCAATGCTATTAAAGTAGCCGCGGAGGCGATCGGAAACATGCATATCGGCAGGATCGATCAGGAGACAACGTCTAACATCGGTAAGATCGAAGGCGGTTCGGCTACGAATATTGTGACAGATGAGGTGGCCCTTACCGCGGAGATCCGGTCTCATAGTATGGACAAACTGGCGGCGGAAGTGGCTCATATGGAGAAATGCTGTGAGGATGCGGCGAAGATGTATGGCGCCTCTTGTGAATTTATCCATGAGCCGGCTTACCCGACACTGTCCCTGGATCTGGAGTGTGACCTGGTAAAAGAGACGGTCAAGGCCATGGAAGCGGAAGAGATCAAGCCGGATCTGATGGTGATCGGCGGGGGAAGCGATGCCAATGTACTGGCCGGCCATGGATACCGCAGTGTGATCCTGGGGCTTGGTATGAGAGATGTCCACACAGTAGAAGAATCCCTGGATATCAATGAAGTGTGGAAAGCGGCAAAAGTAATGCGCAGAATGATGGACGGAGAATAGGAGCGGATGCCGAAGATGGAATTGCGGGAATTGAAACAAAAATGTCTGGATGCGATCGAGGCGAATCAAGAGAAGATCATTAACCTGGGGCGGGAGATCTACAAAACTCCAGAACTTGGATACAAAGAATTCCAGACCCAGAAGAAAGTGGAGGAAGCATTTGAACAGGCCGGGTTCGAGGTGGAGAAAAACCTGGCGTACACTGGCTGCCGCGCGACATTGGGGAAAAAGGACGGCCCTAAGGCAGGAGTGATCGGAGAATTAGACTGTATTATGTGCGCGGATCATCCAGACAGCCAGAATGGAGGAAACGTCCACGCCTGCGGCCATAACGTACAGATCGCAAACCTCTATGGCTGCGCGCTTGGGCTAAAGGAGTCCGGAGCCCTGGAGGAACTGGGGGGCAGCGTGGATTTCCTGGCAGTGCCGGCGGAGGAATGTGTGGATTATGATTACCGGAACAACCTGATCCGTCAGGGAGAGATTCGATTTTTCGGAGGAAAACAGGAGCTTGTAAGACGCGGAAAACTAGATGATACCGATCTTTTCCTGCAGTGCCATATGATGGAGATGCCGGAAGGAAAGCGGTGTACTGTTGATACGGACTGCAACGGCTTTATGACAAAGACGGTTCGTTTTATAGGAAGAGCGGCCCATGCGGGATTCGCTCCTCATGAAGGGATCAACGCCCTTGGTATGGCGCAGCTTGCTCTGAATAATATCAATGCCGTCCGGGAAACCTTTCGGGATGAAGATAAGGTAAGAGTCAGCGCCGTACTCACAGAAGGAGGGGAGCTGGTAAACGTGGTGCCCTCCGTGGCCGGTATGCAGATCATGGTCCGGGCATTTACTGTGGAAGCGATCTTAGACGCATCGGCGAAGGTAGACCGGGCGTTAAAAGCGGGAGCTTTGGCGCTGGGAGGAAGTGTGGAGATCCAGAACCGGATGGGATATCTGCCCATGCAGACAGACAGGAACCTGTCGGCGCTGTATCGGAAGAATATGATCCAGTATGGCGGCGCGAAGGAGGATTCCTTTGTGGAAGAATATAAGACAGCCGGGTCCACAGACCTGGGGGATCTCTCCCAGATGAAGCCGTGTATGCATATCTGGACGGAAGGGATCACCGGAGGGCTTCATTCGAAGGATTACCGAATGGGAGATCCGGTGAAAGCTTATCTGCAGCCAGCTAAGATGCTGGCGCTCACCCTGATCGATCTGCTGTATGGAGATGCGAAGGAGGCGAAAAGGGTAATAGAAGAATACCGGCCAGTATATACCAAAGCAGAATACTTGCGGCTTTTAGAGGATAATTCCAGGGTTGAAATCTTTGATGGAACCGGCGTATAATATCTATAGAGCAGCGGCGCGCAAAAAAGCGCGCCGTTTCTTTCTATCTATAATAATAGAGAAAGATTCCGTTGGATCGTTCGCGGATGAAAAGGATAGTTGGTGAGAAACATGAGAATTGGAATCATTGGGCCGGATTCTTCCTGCCAGATCATCGAAAAATATATCAGACAGCTGGATGCCGGGGTAGAGGTTAAGTGTTATCCCAAGGAGCAGGTAAATGCCTGCGCTTCTGTGACGGAAACTTGTATGGAAGAGTGCGATGCGATCTTGTTCTCCGGCTGCGCGGTGGAAAGCTTTGTGACAGAGGAAATAGAGATTAAAAAGCCCTATACTTCCGTGGAAAAATCAATCATCAGCGTAGCCGGCGCTTTCCTGGAAATGCAGAAAAAAGGGATGGAGTTAGATGCGTTCAGCATCGATGTGGTGGAAAACCGTATGATCGAAGATCTTCTGGATGCGTTCCATATACTTGCCAGAAACATTTATTCCAGTTCCTTCCAGCCGGGAGTGGATGAAGAAGAATATATCAAATGGCATAAGGATCTTCAGGATGAAGGAAGGACGAATGTGGCGCTCACCGC is part of the Lachnospiraceae bacterium KGMB03038 genome and encodes:
- a CDS encoding M20/M25/M40 family metallo-hydrolase, whose amino-acid sequence is MVSKERLTERFLEMIRVYSPSKGEKEMADWIEKYLAERGISFQSDRAGEAYGGNGRNIVAYIPGTKKGIPLGFAAHMDQIEPCRDVKAIQEGDIIRTDGTTTLGGDDKSGITAILEAVEDILETGAEHRDIYLVFTASEEISMMGTKHMDLSILPCKDLVIADATGDTGVIAYKAPGMEAIRIVFHGKKAHAGIEPEKGINAIKVAAEAIGNMHIGRIDQETTSNIGKIEGGSATNIVTDEVALTAEIRSHSMDKLAAEVAHMEKCCEDAAKMYGASCEFIHEPAYPTLSLDLECDLVKETVKAMEAEEIKPDLMVIGGGSDANVLAGHGYRSVILGLGMRDVHTVEESLDINEVWKAAKVMRRMMDGE
- a CDS encoding amidohydrolase encodes the protein MELRELKQKCLDAIEANQEKIINLGREIYKTPELGYKEFQTQKKVEEAFEQAGFEVEKNLAYTGCRATLGKKDGPKAGVIGELDCIMCADHPDSQNGGNVHACGHNVQIANLYGCALGLKESGALEELGGSVDFLAVPAEECVDYDYRNNLIRQGEIRFFGGKQELVRRGKLDDTDLFLQCHMMEMPEGKRCTVDTDCNGFMTKTVRFIGRAAHAGFAPHEGINALGMAQLALNNINAVRETFRDEDKVRVSAVLTEGGELVNVVPSVAGMQIMVRAFTVEAILDASAKVDRALKAGALALGGSVEIQNRMGYLPMQTDRNLSALYRKNMIQYGGAKEDSFVEEYKTAGSTDLGDLSQMKPCMHIWTEGITGGLHSKDYRMGDPVKAYLQPAKMLALTLIDLLYGDAKEAKRVIEEYRPVYTKAEYLRLLEDNSRVEIFDGTGV